From the Gallaecimonas mangrovi genome, one window contains:
- the cas3f gene encoding type I-F CRISPR-associated helicase Cas3f: MNVLLIAQCDKRALAESRRILDQFAERRGSRTWQTSITQAGLDTLRKLLRKTARRNTAVACHWIRGHDHSELVWIVGDAGRFNEQGAVPTNITRRDVLRADDENDWHCGEAIYLLSAMAALMHDLGKACLAFQRRLKGQLSERNRYRHEWISLRLFQAFVGTDSDELWLQRLVEPSPKDDARWLANLQKDGLDSHCDRPFTKMPPLASAIGWLILSHHRLPAYPAYNQHDQQLPYGRKNDQLQAQQLQQLLSKIDARWNEIVETAAANELQSYWHFDDELPVVTPLWQKQAARIAKRLQLAQQHESPQRWLDSPYVMHLSRLCLMLADHYYSSLGVTTHSADKSRCRDPRRLSALPGYRLYANTLRATGELNQPLDEHLLGVCAQAGIVSHALAGVERHLPALARHKGLRKRSQNPCFRWQDKAADLALSLRERSVQQGLFVVNMASTGCGKTLANGRIAYALADPLRGARFTVALGLRTLTLQTGQALRERLQLGEHELAVLVGGQAHRDLQEHYQHQAEQHGSASAASLSEPQDHLYFEGNGQTHPLLTRLMLEGRSRQLLDAPLLVCTIDHLMPATESLRGGHHILPMLRLLSSDLILDEPDDFDLADCHGLTRLVYWAGLLGRRVILSSATLPPALVEGLFNAYLKGREAYQQYRGELGTPLDVCCAWVDEHRTQHNDCPALDDFAKAHHSFASKRYRQLAEDEARRLGALVALPPAPVPRDKAGEMLAPLLIEHMQKLHAAHGQPDRKSEKSVSFGLIRLANIEPLIEVALALFAAELPAGWRLHLCVYHSQFPLFLRSAIEHRLDSALNRRDPDAVFALADIRQRLDNHPEPQQLFVVLGSPVTEVGRDHDYDWAIAEPSSMRSLIQLAGRIRRHRFGAAKAANLLILDTNLKHLAEPRQPAFCRPGYESLGHRLHAHRLGAILQPSQYRVIDARPRLLEPAPLNPSGQLVDLEHQRIRDVMHPNLSVPSVTPGRRGASTPVVPPLGAYSCWAIPHIGLTGVLPQRFPFREDNRRYRDLVFLADDDQQQLLCYEFMPKEWQPIPVDNSLLTYDDHSIFSGQRVSPWAETDLLVALSALATALDMPLEDCAKRFATVRLPDNERGWHFHPVLGFRKRR; this comes from the coding sequence ATGAACGTGCTGCTGATCGCGCAATGTGACAAAAGAGCCTTGGCCGAGAGCCGCCGTATCCTCGACCAGTTTGCCGAGCGCCGAGGTAGCCGCACTTGGCAAACCAGCATTACCCAAGCGGGGCTTGATACGTTAAGAAAGCTGCTGCGAAAAACTGCTAGGCGAAATACCGCTGTGGCCTGCCACTGGATCCGTGGCCACGACCACAGTGAACTGGTTTGGATAGTGGGCGATGCCGGGCGCTTTAACGAGCAAGGCGCGGTACCTACCAACATCACCCGCCGCGATGTATTGCGTGCAGATGACGAGAACGACTGGCACTGCGGCGAGGCTATTTACCTGTTATCGGCCATGGCTGCCTTGATGCACGATTTAGGTAAAGCTTGCCTGGCGTTTCAGCGCCGCCTTAAAGGCCAATTGAGCGAGCGAAATCGCTATCGCCATGAGTGGATATCGCTGCGTCTTTTTCAGGCTTTTGTTGGCACCGATAGCGATGAGCTGTGGTTGCAAAGGCTGGTAGAACCCTCACCAAAGGACGATGCCCGTTGGCTTGCCAATCTGCAAAAAGACGGCCTAGACAGCCACTGCGATAGGCCTTTTACCAAGATGCCGCCCCTGGCCAGCGCCATTGGCTGGCTTATCTTAAGCCACCACCGGCTGCCGGCTTACCCTGCCTACAACCAGCATGACCAGCAACTGCCCTATGGCCGTAAAAACGACCAGCTTCAGGCCCAGCAGCTTCAGCAGCTACTCAGTAAAATCGACGCCCGCTGGAATGAGATTGTCGAGACCGCCGCGGCCAATGAGCTGCAAAGCTACTGGCACTTTGATGACGAGCTACCGGTTGTTACCCCGCTTTGGCAAAAGCAGGCCGCCCGAATCGCCAAGCGCCTGCAACTGGCCCAGCAGCACGAAAGCCCGCAGCGCTGGCTTGATAGCCCCTATGTCATGCATCTTTCGCGGCTCTGCTTGATGCTGGCTGACCACTACTATTCATCGCTGGGGGTCACTACCCATAGTGCCGATAAAAGCCGCTGCCGGGACCCGCGTCGCCTCTCGGCATTGCCTGGCTACCGGCTTTATGCCAATACCCTAAGGGCAACGGGCGAGCTCAATCAGCCACTGGACGAGCACCTGCTGGGGGTCTGTGCCCAAGCCGGAATTGTCAGCCATGCACTGGCAGGCGTTGAGCGCCACTTGCCAGCCCTGGCTCGGCACAAAGGGCTTCGAAAACGCAGCCAAAACCCGTGTTTTCGCTGGCAAGACAAAGCGGCAGACCTGGCGCTGTCTCTTCGGGAACGCTCGGTGCAACAGGGGCTTTTTGTAGTGAACATGGCTTCTACCGGCTGCGGTAAAACCCTGGCCAATGGCCGTATCGCCTATGCCCTGGCTGACCCTTTGCGCGGCGCCCGCTTTACCGTTGCCTTAGGGCTTAGAACCCTCACTTTGCAAACCGGCCAGGCCCTGCGAGAGCGTTTGCAACTTGGCGAACACGAACTGGCGGTACTGGTTGGCGGCCAAGCACATCGCGATTTACAAGAACACTACCAGCACCAGGCCGAGCAACATGGCTCTGCTTCTGCGGCATCGTTATCAGAGCCGCAGGACCATCTGTATTTTGAAGGCAATGGCCAAACCCACCCCCTATTAACGCGACTGATGCTTGAGGGGCGTAGCCGCCAGTTACTGGATGCCCCGCTCTTGGTATGCACCATCGACCACCTGATGCCTGCCACTGAGAGCTTGCGAGGTGGCCACCACATTTTGCCGATGCTGCGGCTACTCAGTAGCGACCTTATCCTCGATGAGCCGGACGACTTTGATTTAGCCGATTGCCATGGGTTGACCCGCCTGGTGTATTGGGCCGGCCTTTTGGGGCGGCGGGTGATTTTATCTTCTGCCACCTTGCCCCCTGCCTTGGTAGAAGGGTTGTTCAATGCTTACCTGAAGGGGCGCGAGGCCTACCAGCAATACCGGGGCGAGCTGGGTACGCCGCTTGATGTTTGCTGCGCCTGGGTTGATGAGCACCGCACCCAGCATAACGACTGCCCGGCCCTTGATGATTTTGCTAAAGCCCATCACAGCTTTGCCAGCAAACGCTATCGGCAACTGGCAGAAGACGAGGCCCGGCGCCTTGGGGCATTAGTTGCCTTGCCACCGGCGCCAGTCCCTCGGGATAAAGCCGGTGAAATGCTGGCACCTTTACTTATTGAACACATGCAAAAGTTGCATGCTGCCCACGGCCAGCCAGACCGTAAAAGCGAGAAAAGCGTCAGCTTCGGGCTTATTCGCCTGGCCAATATCGAGCCACTGATTGAGGTTGCCTTGGCTCTTTTTGCTGCCGAACTGCCTGCCGGTTGGCGCTTGCATTTGTGCGTGTATCACTCGCAGTTTCCGCTTTTCTTGCGCTCGGCCATCGAGCACCGGCTGGACTCGGCCCTTAACCGGCGTGACCCGGATGCGGTATTTGCGTTAGCGGATATACGCCAGCGGCTCGACAACCATCCCGAGCCGCAGCAGCTGTTTGTGGTGCTAGGCAGCCCGGTTACCGAAGTGGGCCGCGACCATGATTACGACTGGGCCATTGCCGAGCCCTCTTCCATGCGCTCGCTTATTCAGCTGGCCGGGCGCATCCGCCGCCATCGCTTTGGGGCCGCCAAGGCAGCTAACCTGCTTATTCTCGACACCAACCTTAAACACCTGGCTGAGCCTCGCCAGCCAGCTTTTTGCAGGCCCGGATACGAATCGCTTGGGCATCGCCTGCACGCGCATCGCCTCGGCGCTATTTTGCAGCCTTCCCAATACCGCGTTATTGATGCCCGGCCAAGGCTATTGGAACCCGCGCCATTAAACCCCAGTGGCCAGTTGGTGGATTTGGAGCACCAGCGCATTCGCGATGTGATGCACCCAAACCTCAGCGTGCCTTCGGTGACGCCTGGCCGCCGAGGGGCTAGCACCCCGGTAGTGCCGCCGCTGGGCGCTTACAGTTGCTGGGCCATTCCCCACATCGGTTTAACCGGGGTGCTGCCCCAGCGCTTTCCCTTTCGTGAAGACAACCGGCGTTATCGCGACTTAGTGTTTTTAGCCGATGACGACCAGCAGCAGTTGCTTTGTTACGAATTCATGCCCAAGGAATGGCAACCCATTCCAGTCGATAACAGCCTGCTCACCTACGACGACCACAGCATTTTCAGTGGCCAGAGGGTCAGTCCTTGGGCAGAAACCGATCTGCTGGTGGCCCTTAGCGCCCTGGCAACTGCCTTGGATATGCCGCTGGAGGATTGTGCCAAACGCTTTGCCACGGTGCGCCTGCCAGACAACGAACGAGGCTGGCACTTTCACCCGG
- the cas1f gene encoding type I-F CRISPR-associated endonuclease Cas1f — translation MQDFTPSDMKTILHSKRANLYYLQQCRVLVNGGRVEYVTDEGQRQLYWNIPIANTTTVLLGTGTSVTQAAMRELAKAGVMVGFCGGGGTPLFSGTEMGMDVAWFSPQSEYRPTEYLQAWVRFWFNDALRLQAAKNVQLARINRLKTQWLRDKALHNAGFQLDKAPLEQALARAQADVLKAQDHTTLLTEEARLTKLLFKLAAQATGYGDFVRAKNGTGADPANRFLDHGNYLAYGLGATACWVLGLPHGLAVLHGKTRRGGLVFDVADLVKDATILPLAFISAMQGDDEQQFRQRCIESLTQSEALDFMIDHLKEIATTLGQEAAL, via the coding sequence ATGCAAGATTTTACACCGTCGGACATGAAGACCATTTTGCATTCCAAAAGGGCCAACCTTTATTACCTGCAGCAATGCCGCGTGCTGGTCAATGGTGGCCGGGTGGAATACGTCACCGACGAAGGCCAGCGTCAGCTCTATTGGAATATTCCTATCGCCAATACCACAACGGTGTTGTTAGGCACCGGCACCTCGGTTACTCAAGCGGCGATGCGGGAGCTGGCTAAAGCTGGTGTGATGGTCGGTTTCTGTGGCGGTGGGGGGACGCCGCTATTTAGCGGCACGGAAATGGGCATGGATGTGGCGTGGTTCTCACCGCAAAGCGAGTACCGGCCTACCGAATACCTACAAGCCTGGGTGCGGTTTTGGTTTAACGACGCACTGCGTTTGCAAGCGGCCAAAAATGTGCAGTTGGCACGAATTAACAGGCTGAAAACACAGTGGTTGAGGGATAAGGCGCTGCACAATGCTGGCTTTCAACTGGATAAAGCGCCATTGGAACAGGCCCTGGCTAGGGCGCAAGCCGATGTGCTCAAAGCCCAGGACCACACCACCTTACTGACGGAAGAAGCGCGGCTGACCAAGCTGCTCTTCAAACTTGCCGCCCAAGCCACCGGCTATGGCGATTTTGTACGAGCCAAAAACGGCACCGGTGCCGACCCTGCCAACCGCTTTCTTGACCACGGCAACTACCTGGCTTACGGCTTGGGAGCAACGGCCTGTTGGGTGCTAGGCCTGCCTCATGGGCTGGCAGTGCTGCACGGCAAAACCCGGCGTGGCGGCTTGGTATTTGATGTGGCCGATCTGGTTAAAGACGCCACTATTTTGCCCCTGGCCTTTATCAGCGCCATGCAAGGGGACGACGAACAGCAGTTTCGTCAGCGCTGTATCGAGAGCTTGACCCAGAGCGAAGCGCTGGATTTCATGATTGACCACCTCAAGGAAATTGCTACCACCTTGGGGCAGGAAGCGGCCCTATGA